DNA from Chitinophagales bacterium:
TTGGATAAAATCAAGAATATTGTCTAAAGGTATTGACAGGTAAATGACCTAAAAAGAATTAATTAATCTACAACCATCTGCCTTGTAATCACATTTTCACCGTTGCTAATAACATAAAAATAAATACCGGGATTAAAGTCTGAAACATCCACCATGATTGTATTCTTGCCAGGCATTCCCTTAACAATTTTTTTGTAGATCATTGTACCCAGCATATCGAATAACCTCATCTCAATTAGGGAGGAAGCAGGAAGGTTTACCTGGATATCTGTCTTTTTTTGTGCAGGATTGGGAACATTTTGCTGAACCCGGAATATGGATTTATCAGATGGGGTAATTCCTACTCCTTCTGTTACGGTAATGCGATATCCCCCAACTGATACCGGTACAAATACACCAAGGGTCAGATAAACTTTAGTGGCAATGGTAAGAGGATATACACCTATCGCAGAAGGAGTACCAGTAATAGTAACACAACCTACGGAGTCTGCTTTAAAGGAACAGGATGAAGGATTGCAGGCATAATTAAAAGGCATGGTAGAAGGAATGGTGCTTAAGCCGGTTACGCCGGTTAATTCTAAATGGTTAAGACTTATTGCAACGCCTGATAAGGTATCTCTGAGAGGCACTTTAAATTGTACGGTTGCACTATATGGAGTATTCACAGTTGCAGGCGGAAGGTTTTGAGTAGTGTCAGGGGTAATACCGGAACCTTCACCTGTCCATTCCGGAGTGCAAACTTGTGCGTATAAGGCACTGAACAAAAAAAAGAAGAGACATGTAAGAATGGTACGTGCAATCATAAAGGACATTTATGTAAAAATAATTTTTTATAGGATGCTAAAGAATTTTTCTGGTGCCTTTAATTTTTTAGCTTTCTGTTCCAGCCATTTATTTTTTTTCGATTTATGTTAAGAAGACAAAAACAATTCTGTCTTTACTGTTCTTTTATCCATTAATGTTGCTTGTAGGCGTTGACTTATGCGAGGCGCAAACTGCATCGAAAGATTCACCTACTATTATTTTTTATAGGAGAGATGATTTGAATTTTGCGGCTTTAACTATTCTATTTACGCTAACAACGTAAGAATCTGCAAGCTGCAACAATAAAGACCGGGTTTATAAAAAGTGCACCAGGTCACATTGCATTTTATGCAAAGCGTGGTGGTGTTGAAGTTCTGAAAAAAGAAACAGAATTATTGATGCATATAGAAGTTAGCAAAACCTATTATGTAAACTGCAATGTAAAGCAAAGCTTTACCTATAGCAGGATAAAAATGGATGAATTCATGGAAAGCACCGGAAAAAGGGATTAAAAGATAGAAGAGAAGACAAGTGTACAGAATAATAAAGGGATCCCGTACACTTTTGTAAAGTTTATACTCTTAGGGAAATGCTGGAAAAAAGAGATTATTAAAATCTGTAGGTTACATTAACACCCTTTACTTTGCCCGTAATAGGGACGAAAGAAAAGCCTTTATCCTGGCATTGATGAAAATAAGGAACCAGTAATCCATAGGCAGAACCCAGGGAAACTCCGATTGCAAGATCAGTAGGGAAATGATCGCCGCCCCTGTATCTCAAATAGGCAGTGGTGGCCGTGGCAGCAACCGCTATTCCATAAAACATAAACCGGTATGGTGAATTAGGATGATATGCAGAAAACACACTTGCTACGAATAAAGTAGAAGATGCAGGAACAGAAGGATGACCCCCATAGAAACTGTCTTTTGCATGGTTACTGGTTTTTTTCTCAATCGGCACTTCAGGCACTTTAATTCCGTCTACAATCAGGCTGTCTTTATTATATACATAGGGCCTGTATTTGTCAACACTGGCCGCGGCCAGTGAGTAAGAGGTGCCTGTTATTCCGAGGGTTTGGACATATAATAATGCAATCTTCAATGCATCCTGCCTGATCTCCCTGTCTGCAAGAAGGATTAATCCATACAGGAAACTGCTGTAGAAAAAAACATCACTGAGATTATTTGCAGTAACACTATAATTATGAATATCATGGCGGTTTATGCCAATTTTTATATCCCGCTCCGGATCCAGATTTAAGATTACACCAACATCTGAAGAGGTTTTTTTACTGAGAAGAGAGAACCCGGTTATGGTTCCTGCTATACCAAGTACTGTAATAGAAATATCAATTGCTGGTTTTATGTGAAAAGGACAATTTACATGATCCCGGGATCCGGCAGACTTTAAGTTTAATTCCGTATGAAGACTCGAAGGATTTATTATAGTATGAATACTATCTTCAACCGATGCAGGGCTGCCGGAATTTAACAGTGAATCACCTGAAACCCCCAATGTATCTTTTACAGATAAAATTGAATCAATATTGATTTGTGCCTTACAAGCATAGTCTAAACACACTAACAGCAGCAGAAAAAAAAACACCTTATTCATAAATTATGGGAGGATTAAGATTAAACTTCCGATAACAAATAAAGTACCATGAAATGATCTGCCTGCCTTTCCTGTATCGTATAGATTAATTAGCTCATGAAGATTATTCAGAGTATGGCAAACAGTTTAATTTCGGCTGCTGATTCTGCATGATTAAAACAAAATGGATTGAAGTCAGCATAAAAAATTACGAATCTCCTTAAATAAATAGCTACAGTAAGCATATGATACAGAAAGTTTCAGCTCACCTAAAAAAAACATATGCAGCTATTGCACTTTTATCTGCAGAACTTATTATAGTCTTTATATTTTTTATCATCGCCTTTGCAGGCTTTCTTTTTATTGCAGACAGGATCTTTCTT
Protein-coding regions in this window:
- a CDS encoding T9SS type A sorting domain-containing protein, translating into MIARTILTCLFFFLFSALYAQVCTPEWTGEGSGITPDTTQNLPPATVNTPYSATVQFKVPLRDTLSGVAISLNHLELTGVTGLSTIPSTMPFNYACNPSSCSFKADSVGCVTITGTPSAIGVYPLTIATKVYLTLGVFVPVSVGGYRITVTEGVGITPSDKSIFRVQQNVPNPAQKKTDIQVNLPASSLIEMRLFDMLGTMIYKKIVKGMPGKNTIMVDVSDFNPGIYFYVISNGENVITRQMVVD
- a CDS encoding phosphatase PAP2 family protein gives rise to the protein MNKVFFFLLLLVCLDYACKAQINIDSILSVKDTLGVSGDSLLNSGSPASVEDSIHTIINPSSLHTELNLKSAGSRDHVNCPFHIKPAIDISITVLGIAGTITGFSLLSKKTSSDVGVILNLDPERDIKIGINRHDIHNYSVTANNLSDVFFYSSFLYGLILLADREIRQDALKIALLYVQTLGITGTSYSLAAASVDKYRPYVYNKDSLIVDGIKVPEVPIEKKTSNHAKDSFYGGHPSVPASSTLFVASVFSAYHPNSPYRFMFYGIAVAATATTAYLRYRGGDHFPTDLAIGVSLGSAYGLLVPYFHQCQDKGFSFVPITGKVKGVNVTYRF